From the Coriobacteriia bacterium genome, one window contains:
- a CDS encoding potassium channel protein encodes MRRAKTAALLLFAVLLGGTLGYMVIEGWSVLDSAYMTVITVATVGFREVHPLSTAGHWFTIALIFAGVGGIAYSIGTIADFMVEGHLRELLEGRRMAKRIEELRDHYVVVGMGRVGSVVCRTLGEQGVPFIVVDQCEECIADAEEHGWLYLQGDATSEEVLEAAGVTRAKGLVTALDTDADNLFVALTARGMNSRLYIVARSSSLASESKILRSGADRVITPNVIGGRRMATSLLNPAVSDYLDTVTHSVELEYRLEALNIGESSSLAGRAIGEARVRDVTGAFILAVSSGGVMDSNPSSGRVLRAGDELVVLGTRSQLDALAAMM; translated from the coding sequence ATGCGCCGCGCGAAGACCGCCGCGCTCCTGCTGTTCGCCGTGCTCCTCGGGGGGACGCTCGGTTACATGGTCATCGAGGGCTGGAGCGTGCTCGACAGCGCGTACATGACCGTCATCACGGTGGCGACCGTCGGCTTTCGCGAAGTCCACCCGCTGTCGACCGCCGGCCACTGGTTCACGATCGCCCTCATCTTCGCGGGTGTAGGTGGCATCGCGTACTCGATCGGCACGATCGCCGATTTCATGGTCGAAGGCCATCTGAGGGAACTGCTGGAGGGACGGCGAATGGCAAAGCGCATCGAGGAGCTCCGTGACCACTACGTGGTCGTCGGCATGGGTCGTGTGGGGTCCGTCGTTTGCCGCACGCTTGGTGAGCAGGGCGTCCCGTTCATCGTCGTGGACCAGTGCGAAGAGTGCATCGCTGATGCCGAGGAGCACGGCTGGCTCTATCTGCAGGGCGACGCGACGAGCGAGGAGGTTCTTGAGGCTGCGGGAGTCACGCGTGCCAAGGGCCTGGTGACCGCACTCGACACCGATGCGGACAACCTCTTCGTGGCGCTCACGGCGCGCGGGATGAACTCGAGGCTGTACATCGTCGCGCGTTCCTCATCACTCGCCTCCGAGAGTAAGATCCTGCGCTCGGGCGCAGACCGCGTGATCACGCCGAACGTCATCGGCGGCCGTAGGATGGCCACCAGCCTGCTGAACCCGGCAGTCTCGGACTATCTGGACACGGTGACCCACAGCGTCGAGTTGGAGTACCGTCTGGAGGCGCTGAACATCGGCGAGTCGTCGAGTCTCGCCGGACGTGCCATCGGTGAGGCGCGGGTGAGAGACGTGACAGGCGCCTTCATCCTCGCTGTCTCCAGTGGCGGGGTCATGGACAGCAACCCGTCCTCAGGGCGGGTCCTGCGTGCGGGAGACGAGCTGGTCGTGCTCGGCACCAGGAGTCAGCTGGATGCGCTCGCTGCGATGATGTGA
- a CDS encoding FHA domain-containing protein — MEQCPACGAQALEGGVCAECGATAEGATASFEVVSEISEASYESEIGVAEVPVLIVRKGVEVGERFYLELPKITIGRDPESDIFLNDVTVSRVHAVLHVSGGEVRLEDVGSLNGTYVNDVIVTDATLRNGDTVQIGRFQMVFMSGGGS, encoded by the coding sequence ATGGAGCAGTGCCCCGCCTGCGGCGCCCAAGCGCTCGAGGGCGGCGTGTGCGCCGAGTGTGGCGCCACCGCTGAGGGCGCGACCGCCTCCTTCGAGGTCGTGAGCGAGATCTCGGAAGCGTCGTACGAGTCCGAGATCGGCGTTGCCGAGGTACCGGTCCTGATCGTTCGCAAGGGAGTCGAGGTCGGCGAGCGTTTCTACCTCGAGCTGCCGAAGATCACCATCGGCCGCGACCCGGAGAGCGACATCTTCCTGAACGACGTGACTGTGTCGCGCGTACACGCCGTCCTCCACGTGAGCGGCGGCGAGGTGCGACTCGAGGACGTCGGCTCGCTCAACGGGACGTACGTCAACGACGTGATCGTCACCGATGCGACCCTGAGGAACGGCGACACCGTGCAGATCGGCCGCTTTCAGATGGTCTTCATGAGTGGGGGAGGCTCGTGA
- a CDS encoding MerR family transcriptional regulator, with amino-acid sequence MSPTVRDYLTIGEVVDKLLPAHPDLTISKVRFLEDERLISPERTPGGYRKYHPTDVQRLELVLRLQKEHFMPLAVIREKLEDLDRGKMPPELRPAVDHAEAMTLPLENAETIPLERVPEMLGLPTAFIRELGSFGIVTLVEGDHGEELSGPDVAVAHTCWELRRFGIEPRHMRMYETFAEREAAFYQQILMPGMRHRTPEARQKLVETLVDLMGKTGELKDHMIRRAVGRLFEDLT; translated from the coding sequence ATGAGCCCGACAGTGCGTGACTATCTGACAATCGGCGAAGTCGTCGACAAGTTGCTCCCCGCGCATCCGGACCTGACGATCTCGAAGGTCCGCTTTCTCGAGGATGAGCGCCTGATATCGCCGGAGCGGACTCCGGGCGGCTACCGCAAGTACCATCCCACGGACGTCCAGCGGCTGGAACTCGTTCTTCGGCTCCAGAAGGAGCACTTCATGCCGCTTGCGGTGATCCGCGAGAAGCTCGAGGACCTCGACCGCGGGAAGATGCCCCCGGAGCTGCGACCTGCGGTCGATCATGCCGAGGCGATGACCCTGCCACTTGAGAACGCCGAGACGATCCCGCTCGAGCGGGTGCCGGAGATGCTCGGCCTTCCGACCGCGTTCATCAGGGAGCTCGGGTCGTTCGGCATCGTCACGCTCGTGGAGGGCGATCACGGCGAGGAGCTCTCCGGACCCGATGTCGCGGTGGCCCATACCTGCTGGGAGCTGCGCAGATTCGGCATCGAACCCAGGCATATGCGCATGTACGAGACGTTCGCCGAGCGCGAGGCTGCGTTCTATCAGCAGATCCTCATGCCCGGGATGCGGCACCGCACTCCTGAGGCGCGTCAGAAGCTGGTGGAGACGCTGGTGGACCTGATGGGAAAGACCGGTGAGCTCAAGGACCACATGATCCGTCGAGCCGTCGGCCGGCTTTTCGAGGACCTGACCTGA
- a CDS encoding lipoate--protein ligase family protein yields the protein MTATWRLIIDGAGDGAWNMAVDRAMLDAHESGSVPPTLRLYRWERPTVSLGRFQKVGDVDMGVCAAEGIGVCRRPTGGRGVLHDDEITYSIVAGVRDGLPRGVSASYRVLCGALVEAYREIGVPADLTPRPRGDRGSGACYLHATAADLSLGAAKLSGSAQVWSGASCLQHGSFVISRDAAREARVFRLGEAGADALDRQTDTISGALGARPGDVDLTDALLRGLGRGLDATLTLGTLGTPESREAERQADAFHIARASG from the coding sequence ATGACTGCCACGTGGCGTCTGATCATCGACGGTGCGGGCGACGGCGCGTGGAACATGGCGGTCGACCGGGCCATGCTGGACGCGCACGAGTCCGGGAGCGTTCCGCCGACCTTGCGTCTGTACCGCTGGGAGCGTCCGACGGTCTCGCTCGGTCGCTTCCAGAAGGTCGGTGACGTGGACATGGGGGTCTGCGCGGCCGAGGGCATCGGCGTGTGTCGACGGCCCACCGGTGGGCGCGGGGTGCTCCATGATGACGAGATCACCTACTCGATCGTGGCGGGCGTACGTGACGGCCTGCCCCGCGGGGTGAGCGCAAGCTACCGCGTGCTGTGCGGCGCATTGGTGGAGGCGTACCGGGAGATCGGCGTGCCGGCGGACCTCACACCGCGGCCGAGGGGAGATCGGGGGAGCGGCGCGTGCTACCTGCATGCGACCGCCGCCGATCTGTCACTGGGCGCGGCGAAGCTGTCGGGAAGCGCGCAGGTTTGGAGTGGTGCAAGCTGTCTCCAGCACGGCTCCTTCGTGATCTCGCGCGATGCCGCTCGCGAGGCGCGGGTGTTCCGCCTCGGCGAAGCGGGCGCTGATGCGCTCGATCGCCAGACAGATACCATCAGCGGCGCGCTCGGAGCACGCCCCGGGGACGTCGATCTCACCGATGCCTTGCTGCGCGGTCTGGGGCGCGGGCTGGACGCGACTCTCACGCTTGGCACGCTCGGCACCCCGGAATCGCGGGAAGCCGAACGGCAGGCCGATGCGTTCCACATCGCGAGGGCATCCGGGTAG
- the gcvPB gene encoding aminomethyl-transferring glycine dehydrogenase subunit GcvPB → MREPLTGTLIFERGSAESRCVEAPALDVPSVDLDSALGGRARTVLPALPHVTEVDIARHYERLASANFGVDSGFYPLGSCTMKYNPKIDEWACRLPGFALTHPYQPASTVQGVLELMWTLQESLGEIAGLPAVTLQPAAGAHGELTGLLTIRAYHTANGDPRKRVLVPDSAHGTNPATVAMCGYEVVQVPSDERGGVDLAALRGLLDTDVAAIMLTNPNTLGLFEENILTITAAVHEVGALAYCDGANLNAILGKTRPGDMGFDALHINVHKTFATPHGGGGPGAGPVAVTDALAPFLPGPVIGRAEDGGFSLVTPELSIGRVRSFLGNVGVLVRAYAYIRALGGSGVTEVAEQAVLSANYLKEVLREAFPVPYDRICKHEFVLSGSALRKEYGVRTLDVAKRLLDYGFHPPTIYFPLIVDEAMMIEPTETEGKGTLDRFAEVLMRIAEEAAADPDLLHGAPYSTPVRRLDEAAAVKQPDLAWRPAEDAEA, encoded by the coding sequence ATGCGTGAGCCGCTCACCGGGACGCTGATCTTCGAGCGCGGATCGGCCGAATCGCGTTGCGTTGAGGCGCCTGCGCTCGACGTGCCGTCAGTGGATCTCGATAGCGCGCTCGGTGGCCGTGCCCGCACGGTGCTCCCGGCGCTTCCGCACGTCACCGAAGTGGACATCGCACGGCACTACGAGCGACTCGCGAGCGCCAACTTCGGCGTGGACAGCGGGTTCTACCCGCTGGGCAGCTGCACGATGAAGTACAACCCGAAGATCGACGAGTGGGCATGCCGGCTGCCCGGCTTCGCTCTCACCCATCCGTATCAGCCCGCGTCGACCGTGCAAGGCGTCCTCGAGCTCATGTGGACGCTGCAGGAGTCGCTCGGCGAGATCGCAGGCCTGCCGGCGGTGACGCTTCAGCCGGCCGCAGGCGCGCACGGTGAGCTGACAGGACTCCTGACGATCCGCGCGTACCACACAGCCAACGGTGATCCGCGCAAGCGCGTGTTGGTTCCCGACTCTGCCCACGGCACCAACCCGGCGACCGTCGCGATGTGCGGCTACGAGGTCGTGCAGGTGCCAAGCGACGAGCGGGGAGGGGTGGACCTCGCCGCCCTTCGTGGACTACTCGACACCGACGTGGCCGCGATCATGCTCACGAACCCGAACACCCTCGGCCTATTCGAGGAGAACATCCTCACGATCACCGCGGCCGTGCACGAGGTCGGTGCGCTCGCGTACTGCGACGGCGCCAACTTGAACGCCATCCTCGGCAAGACGCGACCGGGCGACATGGGCTTTGATGCGCTGCACATCAACGTCCACAAGACGTTCGCCACGCCGCACGGCGGCGGGGGGCCGGGAGCAGGCCCTGTTGCGGTCACCGATGCGCTGGCGCCGTTCCTGCCCGGACCCGTGATCGGACGAGCCGAGGACGGCGGGTTCAGCCTCGTCACGCCCGAGCTCTCCATCGGCCGCGTGCGTTCGTTCCTCGGCAACGTCGGCGTGCTCGTGCGTGCGTATGCCTACATCCGCGCGCTCGGCGGATCCGGCGTGACCGAGGTCGCCGAGCAGGCGGTTCTTTCGGCCAACTACCTCAAAGAAGTGCTGCGAGAGGCGTTCCCGGTGCCGTACGACCGCATCTGCAAGCATGAGTTCGTGCTGTCGGGCAGCGCTCTGCGCAAGGAGTACGGCGTGCGCACCCTGGACGTCGCGAAGCGTCTGCTCGACTACGGTTTCCATCCGCCGACGATCTACTTCCCGCTGATCGTGGACGAAGCCATGATGATCGAGCCGACCGAGACCGAGGGCAAGGGGACACTCGACCGATTCGCCGAAGTGCTGATGCGCATCGCCGAAGAGGCTGCGGCCGATCCGGATCTCCTGCATGGCGCACCGTACTCGACACCTGTTCGCCGTCTCGATGAGGCCGCAGCGGTCAAGCAGCCCGATCTTGCATGGCGACCGGCGGAGGACGCGGAAGCCTAG
- the hpt gene encoding hypoxanthine phosphoribosyltransferase, whose translation MRAHVSDSRIDRILLTPEEIAEKVALLGAQITADYQGRDLVLITVLKGGLIFLADLCRRIDLPHTVDFMAVSSYGPGAAGSVRITKDLDDTIEGRDVLMVEDIIDTGLTLNYLLRVMRARKPASLAVCTLLDKDVRRIMDLPIEYRGFAIPDRFVVGYGLDLEGVWRNLPYVATLHDEIWDR comes from the coding sequence ATGAGGGCGCACGTCTCCGACTCGCGGATCGACAGGATCCTGCTCACACCCGAGGAGATCGCCGAGAAGGTCGCGCTCCTGGGTGCCCAGATCACCGCGGACTATCAGGGTCGTGACCTGGTCCTCATCACGGTGCTCAAAGGGGGTCTCATCTTCCTTGCCGACCTGTGTCGGCGAATCGACCTTCCTCACACCGTGGACTTCATGGCGGTGTCCTCGTACGGTCCCGGCGCTGCCGGATCGGTCCGGATCACCAAGGACCTCGACGATACGATCGAGGGCCGAGACGTCCTGATGGTCGAGGACATCATCGATACGGGCCTCACACTCAACTACCTCCTACGCGTGATGCGTGCCCGCAAGCCGGCGAGCCTTGCCGTGTGCACGCTGCTCGACAAAGACGTTCGCCGGATCATGGACCTGCCGATCGAGTACCGCGGGTTCGCCATCCCGGATCGGTTCGTGGTTGGCTACGGACTCGATCTCGAAGGCGTTTGGCGCAATCTGCCCTACGTAGCTACGCTTCACGACGAGATCTGGGACCGCTGA